The window GAACATCCAGGGCGCGATGAAGCTCTACTACACGAAGAAGGGGAAGTACCCGGACACGGCCTCCGGCCTGCAAGCGCTGGTGGAGGCGCAGGCGCTCGAGCAGATGCCCAAGGACCCCTGGAACAACGACTACGTCTACATCAACGAGGGCGGAAAGCCGGTCATCATCTCCTATGGCGCGGACGGCGCCTCCGGCGGTGAGGGCAACGACGCGGATATCTCCTCCGCGGACGCGGCGACCTCCGCCAAGAAGTGACGAACAAGTCGCGCGCGACACACGTTGACAGGGCTTGGGCATGAAAGAGCACGACGCCATTCCATCCCCGACGCCCTCGCACGAGGGGCCGGACCGCCGCCGGAGACTGGGGCGGTTCCTCCTCGCGTTCGTCTTCGTGGCCGCCACGGGGCTTGCCTTCACGCTGGTCTACGTGACGGAGGACCGGACGCTGGATACCAACCAGCGCCGGGCACGCACGGACATCCGCCAGTTGGAGAGCATGTTCAAGTCCCACCACCGGCTGATGGGCCGCTTCCCCTCCCAGGCGGAAGGCTTCACGCCGCTCATCCAGGCCCGGATCCTGGACCGCGTGCCGGAGGACCCCTGGGGCCATCCGTACGTGTACTGGATGGACGGCTCCACGGGCGCCGTCATCTCCTATGGCGCGGACGGCAAGCCGGGCGGCACGGGACCTGACGCGGACCTGAGCAGTGGCGGTGTGCTGGCCGCCGGTTGGGCGGAGCCATGACGAAGCGGAGCCACCGCGCCCAGCGCGGCCTGACGCTCATCGAAATCTCCATCGCCATCATCATCGTCGCGATGCTGTTCTCCGCGGCGGTGATGGGCATCGGCTCCATCACCGGCGCCAAGGCCAAGGGCAGCGCGGGCGAGCTGGCGGGCCTCATCCGCTCGCTCTACGACTCGGCGGCGCTGCGCGGGCAGACGTGCCGGCTGGTCTTCGAGATTCCCGACCCCAAGAGCGAGCAGGCCACGCGCTATCACGCCGAATGCGCGGAGGGCGCCGTCACCACCGCGAGAGACCGCGACGAGACGCTACGCGCGGAGAACAGCGAGCGCGAGCGCGCCGCGCGCAACCGGAGCAGCGGCAGCGGCCGTGACGAGCGGCGCAACTACCTGTCCGGCGGCAGCGGGACGAACGCCCCCAGCGCGCAGGAGCTGCTGGAGGGAGAGAAGCTGCGCGTGGAGAACGCGGCCCGCTTCTCCTCCTACACGTCCGAGGAGGTCCCCGCGCGTGAGCTGCCGGCGGACGTCAAGGTCTCCGTGTGGACGCGCAACCAGCGTCAGCCGGTGGAGAACGGCGTGGCGTACCTCTACTTCTTCCCGCAGGGCTACACGGAGAAGGCCTACGTCTACGTGCAGCAGGGAGACAACGTCTGGACGCTGGACGTGTCGCCGCTCACCGGCAAGGTGCAGATTGTCGCCGAGGCGCTGGAGGTGCCGCGATGAAGCGCGCCCAGGGTTTCACGCTGCTGGAAGTGGTGGTGGCGCTCGCCATCCTCGGGCTGGCGCTGATGGCCATCTTCGACCTCAACGCGGGCGCGGTGTCCAACCACGTCTACACCAAGCGCCTCACCGTGGCGTCGCTGCTGGCCCGGTCGAAGATGACGGACCTGGAGCAGGACCTCTACGACGACGGCTTCAGCCTGGACGACAAGGAGGAGTCCGGGGACTTCTCCGATGAAGGCTGGAACCAGTTCAAGTGGCGCGCGCGCATCATCGCGCCCAAGACGGACGGCGTGACGCCGGACCAGCTCATTGGCGCCATCTTCAACCTGCCCATTGGCGACAATGCCAGCGGTGATGACCCGCTGTCCGGGCTGGCGGGCCTCTTCGGAGGCGGCGCGGGCGGCAAGGACGGCGCGTCCTCCGGCGGCCCTCAGCCCGCGGGCCTGGGCGGCATGGGCGGCGCGGCCATGGGCATGGCCCAGCCCATGTTCACGCAGATGGTGGAACAGATCACCCAGACGGTCCGCGAGGTGCACCTCACCGTCTACTGGCAGGAAGGCACGCAGGTGGAGAGCATCGACCTGGTGACACACGTCGTGTCGCTCGGGCCGGGCTCGGACCGCAACGGCGGCGCCGCCGCGGCCCAGGGCGGAGGCTCCGACAACCAGTGGGTGACGCAGGACGGGCGGCCCGTGGCCAACCCCATCCCCGGCCCCAACGGCGTCATGTTGGATCCGACGACGCGCCAGCCCCTGCGCCGCCTCTCCGACGCGCAGCAGGACCTGGGCGGCCGCCGGGGGAACATGGGCGGCGGCAGCCCGCTGGGCAACCCGATGATGCCGGGCGGCTTCCGAGGGACTCGATGATGCGGCGTCACACGCGAGGCTTCACGTTGATGGAAGTCATGGTGGCCGTCGCCATCACCGCCCTCATGGGCACGGTGGTGGCCATGGCCTTCCAGACGGGCCTGACGGCGAAGGAGACGGTGGAGGTGGACGCGGACCGCTACCGGCAGGTCCGCGTGGCCATGAACCGCATGGCGCGTGAGATTGGCTCCGCCTACGTCAGCGACCGCTACGACTCCACCCGCTTCCGGGACCAGAACGACCGGCCCAGCAACTTCGTGGGGGAGCGTGGCAAGCTGCTGTTCACCACCTTCTCGCACCAGCGCCTCTACACGGACGTGAAGGAGTCCGACCAGGCCATCGTCGGGTACTTCGTGGAGGCGTCGGAGGACCGGGAGGCCCGCGGCCGGCAGGACCTCAAGCGGCGCGTCAACGCAAACATCGACGAGCGCATGGAGCAGGGCGGCCACGTGGACGTGCTCTTCGAAGGCGTGAAGGAGCTGGAGTTCGCCTACTGGGATTCGGAGAAGAAGGAGTGGGATGACGAGTGGGACACGCGGCGGACGGAGCGCAAGTCCATCCTGCCCACCCGGGTGCGCGTGACGCTGACGGCGGTGGACGAAACGGGCAAGGAAGCCCGTTACGTCACCCAGGCCCGAATCATGCTCAACACGGAGCTGCCGAGGTACTGAGCCATGCCCCTGCCCTTCTTCCAGCAGACGCCCCGGCGGCGACGCAAGCCCCCGCCCCGCCCGGCGCGGCGGGAGCGGCGCTCGCGGGGCGTGGCGCTCATCATCGCCATTGTCTCCATCGCCCTCCTGACGGTGATTGCCACCGACTTCGCCTACAACAGCCGGGTGGACCTGCAGCTGGCGGCCAACCAGCGGGACGAAGTGCGCGCCTACTACATGGCGCGCTCGGGCATCGCGCTGTCGCGGCTGCTGCTGCGCTTCCAGAAGCAGGTGGACCAGACGCCCATCCCCAACCCGGCGGCCATCCTGGGGCAGTTGGGCATCGGCGGCACGCCGCAGGCCGGGCAGGTGCAGCCCTCCTCGCTCAACATCCAGCTCTTCAAGATGGCGCGTGTGGACTGCCACATGCTCCGCGGGCTGGTGAAGAGCGACGGCGCGGGTGGAGAAGTCTCCGCGCTGGAGCCCAAGCAGGACGACAACTTCAAGCTGGATGAAGAGGACGCGGACCCGGCGGCGCGCGAGGTCGCCTCGCAGATGACCATGCGCTCCTTCGGCGGCTTCGAAGGCTGCTTCCTGGCCACCATCTCCGACGAGGAAGAGAAGCTCAACGTGCACCGGCTCATCGCGGGCGCGGGTGACGCGCGGCCCACGGCGCTGCGGCTCATGGACATGATGGCGGACCCGCGCTTCGAGTTCCTCTGGGAGCGAGACGACGCCAACAAGGTGCGCAGCACGCCCCAGGACGTCCTCCTGGCCCTCAAGGACTGGGCGGACGACGACCGGACAGGCTCGGCGTTCAACCCGGTGGACCCGGTGAATCCGCTGCCGGGTGGGTTCTCGGATGAAGGCGCGGCCTACAGCCGTTATGAGCCCGGCTATCAGCCCAAGAACGCGCGCTTCGACAGCGTGGACGAGCTGTACCGGGTCCACGGCGTCAACGACCAGTTCATGGCGGCGTTCCGGGACCGCCTCACCGTCTATCCGGACATCAACCGCCGGCCCAACATCAACACCGACGACCCGGTGATGATGGGGCTGGCCATCATGTCGGTGGCGGACCAGACGCGGCCGGACCCGCGGCTGAGGGACCCGGTGTTCCTCAACGAGCTCATCGAACGCGTGCGCGCCGCGCGCATGTTCAGCTTCTTCGGGATGTCCGTGCAGGACTTCGTCGCGGTGGTGGAAGCCGCGGGCATCCTGGTCGACCCGGCCGTGAAGTCCAACGTCGCGGGCAACCGGCTCGTGGGCGACAAGAGTCAGACCTTCACCATCAAATCTGTGGGAGAAGCGGGCAGCGTGCAGAAGACGCTGACCGCCGTCATCCGGCTCGACGACACTCTGGGCCGGCTCCTGTACTGGAGAGAGGAATAGCATGGCCCGTATCCTTGGCCTGGACCTCGGCAGTCACGCCGTGAAGGGCGTGGTG is drawn from Myxococcus xanthus and contains these coding sequences:
- a CDS encoding prepilin-type N-terminal cleavage/methylation domain-containing protein → MTKRSHRAQRGLTLIEISIAIIIVAMLFSAAVMGIGSITGAKAKGSAGELAGLIRSLYDSAALRGQTCRLVFEIPDPKSEQATRYHAECAEGAVTTARDRDETLRAENSERERAARNRSSGSGRDERRNYLSGGSGTNAPSAQELLEGEKLRVENAARFSSYTSEEVPARELPADVKVSVWTRNQRQPVENGVAYLYFFPQGYTEKAYVYVQQGDNVWTLDVSPLTGKVQIVAEALEVPR
- a CDS encoding general secretion pathway protein GspK produces the protein MPLPFFQQTPRRRRKPPPRPARRERRSRGVALIIAIVSIALLTVIATDFAYNSRVDLQLAANQRDEVRAYYMARSGIALSRLLLRFQKQVDQTPIPNPAAILGQLGIGGTPQAGQVQPSSLNIQLFKMARVDCHMLRGLVKSDGAGGEVSALEPKQDDNFKLDEEDADPAAREVASQMTMRSFGGFEGCFLATISDEEEKLNVHRLIAGAGDARPTALRLMDMMADPRFEFLWERDDANKVRSTPQDVLLALKDWADDDRTGSAFNPVDPVNPLPGGFSDEGAAYSRYEPGYQPKNARFDSVDELYRVHGVNDQFMAAFRDRLTVYPDINRRPNINTDDPVMMGLAIMSVADQTRPDPRLRDPVFLNELIERVRAARMFSFFGMSVQDFVAVVEAAGILVDPAVKSNVAGNRLVGDKSQTFTIKSVGEAGSVQKTLTAVIRLDDTLGRLLYWREE
- a CDS encoding type II secretion system protein GspG; its protein translation is MKEHDAIPSPTPSHEGPDRRRRLGRFLLAFVFVAATGLAFTLVYVTEDRTLDTNQRRARTDIRQLESMFKSHHRLMGRFPSQAEGFTPLIQARILDRVPEDPWGHPYVYWMDGSTGAVISYGADGKPGGTGPDADLSSGGVLAAGWAEP
- the gspG gene encoding type II secretion system major pseudopilin GspG — translated: MRQSQKQQRKQRRNRGMTLIEIMVVITILGLIAAAVGVAVIPQLEAARRDRAALDIKNIQGAMKLYYTKKGKYPDTASGLQALVEAQALEQMPKDPWNNDYVYINEGGKPVIISYGADGASGGEGNDADISSADAATSAKK
- a CDS encoding type II secretion system protein GspJ, with translation MRRHTRGFTLMEVMVAVAITALMGTVVAMAFQTGLTAKETVEVDADRYRQVRVAMNRMAREIGSAYVSDRYDSTRFRDQNDRPSNFVGERGKLLFTTFSHQRLYTDVKESDQAIVGYFVEASEDREARGRQDLKRRVNANIDERMEQGGHVDVLFEGVKELEFAYWDSEKKEWDDEWDTRRTERKSILPTRVRVTLTAVDETGKEARYVTQARIMLNTELPRY
- a CDS encoding type IV pilus modification PilV family protein; this encodes MKRAQGFTLLEVVVALAILGLALMAIFDLNAGAVSNHVYTKRLTVASLLARSKMTDLEQDLYDDGFSLDDKEESGDFSDEGWNQFKWRARIIAPKTDGVTPDQLIGAIFNLPIGDNASGDDPLSGLAGLFGGGAGGKDGASSGGPQPAGLGGMGGAAMGMAQPMFTQMVEQITQTVREVHLTVYWQEGTQVESIDLVTHVVSLGPGSDRNGGAAAAQGGGSDNQWVTQDGRPVANPIPGPNGVMLDPTTRQPLRRLSDAQQDLGGRRGNMGGGSPLGNPMMPGGFRGTR